Below is a window of Deltaproteobacteria bacterium DNA.
CCTATCTGAACAAGATAAGCACTTTAATTTAGGGAAAGGGAATCTGAACCTTTTGCAATTTATTCGTGTCGTTCCCGTTAATGGGCTGTTAACAATTGAAACACCAAGAAACTCATCAAAAGGATTAACTGATTTTATAGATGATGTAAAATATTTGAAGAAACTGTTAGCGATTGAGGAAAATTTATGAAGAAGGAAATTTCCATCAAGGAAAAAAGCATTGGATGTGGACAGCCTGTTTACGTGATTGCTGAAATGTCTGCTAACCACGGTGGAGAGTTCGAGCAAGCGGTGAAAATAATTCATGCAGCGAAGGAAGTGGGTGCTGATGCTATTAAACTGCAGACTTATACTCCGGATACGATGACTATTGATTGTGAAAAAGTTGATTTTCTTGTTGGTAAGGGCACTCTTTGGGAAGGCCGCAATCTTTATGAGTTATACGGAGAAGCTTTTACTCCATGGGATTGGCAACCAGAATTAAAACGAATTGCGGAGGGTATTGGACTACATCTTTTTTCTACACCTTTTGATTCGACCGCCGTGGATTATCTTGAAAAAATGGATGTGCCGGCACATAAAGTCGCATCATTTGAATTGGTTGACATCCCATTGCTCCAGAAAATCGGCTCGACAAAAAAGCCGGTGATCATGTCAACCGGTATGGCAAACCTTACAGAAATTGAGGAAGCGGTGATGACATTGCGGGAATCTGGTTGTACGGAAATCGCAATATTAAAATGCACAAGCGCATACCCTGCCCCGGCTGAGGAAATGAATCTTAGAACGATACCGCATCTTTCGGAAGCATTCGGCTGTCCGGTGGGATTGTCTGACCATACCTTGGGAATAGCCGTCCCGGTAGCGGCTGTTTCTTTAGGTGCGTGTATTATTGAGAAGCACTTTA
It encodes the following:
- the pseI gene encoding pseudaminic acid synthase, which gives rise to MKKEISIKEKSIGCGQPVYVIAEMSANHGGEFEQAVKIIHAAKEVGADAIKLQTYTPDTMTIDCEKVDFLVGKGTLWEGRNLYELYGEAFTPWDWQPELKRIAEGIGLHLFSTPFDSTAVDYLEKMDVPAHKVASFELVDIPLLQKIGSTKKPVIMSTGMANLTEIEEAVMTLRESGCTEIAILKCTSAYPAPAEEMNLRTIPHLSEAFGCPVGLSDHTLGIAVPVAAVSLGACIIEKHFTLSRSIPGPDSAFSLEPHEFGEMVKSIRIVEKALGTITYTPSAQEEKMRVYRRSLFVVNDMKAGERFTQDSVRSIRPGYGLHPKYLDIILGRKAARYIERGTPVSWDLVG